In Chromobacterium rhizoryzae, one genomic interval encodes:
- a CDS encoding HDOD domain-containing protein, whose amino-acid sequence MQVAEIFEKASGKLPMVPKVVQELVASFHRTDVNIDEITDKVGHDQVLTARVLRLANTARFGGSRRVGSLDDAIILLGFDNLRVLVIASGVTGATLGIQGFDMKAFWQRSFAMANAAKRLAKLARLDPQLGYTCGLLSNIGELVLYVAVPEQALQIDRIVAGGADRVATERMLLGMDLTEVGAELARRWNFPDEIQEAIFNQHDLLNEEVSPFALLIGLASFMTSGFNHDMSEEDMLATLPVSVMERAGLKREDLAAALPELREACTALDEMF is encoded by the coding sequence ATGCAAGTGGCGGAAATATTTGAAAAAGCGTCGGGCAAACTGCCCATGGTGCCCAAAGTGGTCCAGGAGCTGGTGGCCAGTTTTCACCGCACCGACGTGAACATCGATGAAATTACCGACAAGGTGGGACATGACCAGGTGCTGACCGCGCGCGTGCTGCGGCTGGCCAATACCGCGCGCTTCGGCGGCAGCCGGCGCGTGGGCTCTCTGGACGACGCCATCATCCTGCTCGGCTTCGACAACCTCAGGGTGCTGGTGATCGCCTCCGGCGTCACCGGCGCCACGCTGGGCATCCAGGGCTTCGACATGAAGGCGTTCTGGCAGCGCAGCTTTGCGATGGCCAACGCCGCCAAACGGCTGGCCAAGCTGGCCCGGCTGGACCCGCAGCTGGGCTATACCTGCGGCCTGCTGTCCAATATCGGCGAACTGGTGCTCTATGTGGCGGTGCCGGAACAGGCTTTGCAGATAGACCGCATCGTCGCCGGCGGCGCCGACCGGGTGGCCACCGAGCGCATGCTGCTGGGCATGGATCTGACCGAGGTGGGCGCCGAGCTGGCGCGGCGCTGGAATTTTCCGGACGAAATCCAGGAAGCCATCTTCAACCAGCACGATCTGCTGAACGAGGAAGTGTCGCCGTTCGCGCTGCTGATCGGCCTGGCGTCCTTCATGACCTCCGGCTTCAATCACGATATGAGCGAGGAGGACATGCTGGCCACCCTGCCGGTCAGCGTGATGGAGCGCGCCGGCTTGAAGCGCGAGGACCTGGCCGCGGCGCTGCCGGAGTTGCGCGAGGCCTGCACCGCGCTGGATGAAATGTTCTAA
- a CDS encoding bifunctional 4-hydroxy-2-oxoglutarate aldolase/2-dehydro-3-deoxy-phosphogluconate aldolase, whose translation MDALTLLRQGPVVPVIIVNDAAVAVELAQALVAGGVRVLEVTLRTKAALAAMRRMRDEVPGAIVGAGTLRTRAHVEAAIDAGAQFGVSPGFTPELGAAARAANLTLIPGIATPSEAMRAQDEGFTIQKLFPAEAVGGVKLLKSLASPFSDLRFCPTGGIDIKKAPEYLALPNVLAVGGSWLTPDDAIANRDWDRITQLALEASQLHRN comes from the coding sequence ATGGACGCATTGACCCTGCTGCGCCAAGGCCCGGTTGTTCCGGTGATCATCGTCAACGACGCGGCCGTGGCCGTCGAGCTGGCCCAGGCGCTGGTGGCCGGCGGCGTGCGCGTGCTGGAAGTGACGCTGCGCACCAAGGCCGCGCTGGCGGCGATGCGCCGCATGCGCGACGAAGTGCCGGGCGCCATCGTCGGCGCCGGCACGCTGCGCACCCGCGCCCACGTGGAAGCCGCCATCGACGCCGGCGCGCAGTTCGGCGTCAGCCCCGGCTTCACCCCGGAGCTGGGCGCCGCCGCCCGCGCCGCCAATCTGACGCTGATTCCCGGCATCGCCACCCCGTCCGAGGCGATGCGCGCCCAGGACGAGGGCTTCACCATCCAGAAGCTGTTCCCGGCCGAGGCCGTGGGCGGCGTCAAGCTGCTCAAATCGCTGGCCAGCCCGTTCTCCGATCTGCGCTTCTGCCCCACCGGCGGCATCGACATCAAGAAAGCGCCGGAATACCTGGCGCTGCCCAATGTGCTGGCCGTGGGCGGCAGCTGGCTGACTCCGGACGACGCCATCGCCAACCGCGATTGGGACCGCATCACCCAGTTGGCCTTGGAAGCGAGCCAGCTGCACAGGAATTAA
- the edd gene encoding phosphogluconate dehydratase — MALHSTLSAVTERIVNRSRATRAAYLDRLRAAAHQGRVERSQLSCTNLAHAFAAMPDGIKIHLKEEHRPNLAIVSSYNDMLSAHQPLETYPAQLKEAALAAGATAQFAGGVPAMCDGVTQGQPGMELSLFSRDIIAMSTAVALSHQMFDAALYLGVCDKIVPGLLIGALSFGHLPAVFVPAGPMTTGIANDEKAKVRQLYAEGKVGRDALLESECQSYHGPGTCTFYGTANSNQMLMEIMGLHLPGAAFVNPGTPLREALTRAAAHQAAKIAAQGKAFTPVGEMIDEKSIVNAIVGLLATGGSTNHTMHIVAIARAAGIDVNWDDFDELSAVVPLLVRAYPNGKADVNHFHAAGGMGFVIRELLSAGLLHEDVGTVAGRGLSRYAQEPWLDQGELKWRDAPADSGDDSVLRTAADPFSADGGLKLLSGKLGRAVIKVSAVKPEHRVVEAPAVIFHDQNDMLAAFKRGELEKDFIAVIRFQGPRANGMPELHKLTPALSILQERGFKVALVTDGRMSGASGKVPAAIHVSPEALSGGPISKVRDGDPVRLNANSGELTVLVDEAEWAAREPAQADLTHNDFGMGRDLFAVFRSVADHAEAGATSFRHPDFHPASWRK; from the coding sequence ATGGCCTTGCATTCCACCCTGTCCGCCGTTACCGAGCGCATCGTCAACCGGAGCCGGGCAACGCGCGCCGCCTACCTGGACCGCTTGCGCGCAGCAGCCCATCAGGGAAGGGTGGAGCGCTCGCAATTGTCGTGTACCAATTTGGCCCACGCCTTCGCCGCCATGCCCGACGGCATCAAGATACATCTAAAGGAAGAGCACCGCCCCAATCTGGCCATCGTCTCTTCCTATAACGACATGCTGTCCGCCCACCAGCCGCTGGAAACCTATCCGGCGCAGCTGAAGGAGGCGGCGCTGGCGGCCGGCGCCACCGCCCAGTTCGCCGGCGGCGTGCCGGCGATGTGCGACGGCGTGACCCAGGGCCAGCCGGGCATGGAGCTGTCCCTGTTCTCCCGCGACATCATCGCGATGAGCACCGCGGTGGCGCTGTCCCACCAGATGTTCGACGCCGCGCTGTATCTGGGCGTGTGCGACAAGATCGTGCCCGGCCTGCTGATAGGCGCGCTGTCCTTCGGCCACCTGCCGGCGGTGTTCGTTCCCGCCGGTCCGATGACCACCGGCATCGCCAACGATGAAAAAGCCAAGGTGCGCCAGTTGTACGCCGAAGGCAAGGTGGGCCGCGACGCGCTGCTGGAATCCGAATGCCAGTCCTACCACGGCCCCGGCACCTGTACCTTCTACGGCACCGCCAACTCCAATCAGATGCTGATGGAGATCATGGGCCTGCACCTGCCCGGCGCCGCCTTCGTCAACCCGGGCACCCCGCTGCGCGAGGCGCTGACCCGCGCCGCCGCCCATCAGGCGGCCAAGATCGCCGCCCAGGGCAAGGCCTTCACCCCGGTGGGCGAGATGATAGACGAGAAGTCCATCGTCAACGCCATCGTCGGCCTGCTGGCCACCGGCGGCTCCACCAACCACACCATGCACATCGTCGCCATCGCCCGCGCCGCCGGCATCGACGTGAACTGGGACGATTTCGACGAGCTCTCCGCCGTGGTGCCGCTCTTGGTCCGCGCCTACCCCAACGGCAAGGCCGACGTGAACCACTTCCACGCCGCCGGCGGCATGGGCTTCGTGATCCGCGAACTGCTGTCCGCCGGCCTGCTGCACGAGGACGTGGGCACCGTGGCCGGCCGCGGCCTGTCTCGCTACGCGCAGGAACCGTGGCTGGATCAGGGCGAACTCAAATGGCGGGACGCGCCCGCCGACAGCGGCGACGACAGCGTGCTGCGCACCGCCGCCGACCCCTTCTCCGCCGACGGCGGCCTCAAGCTGCTGTCCGGCAAGCTGGGCCGCGCGGTGATCAAGGTGTCCGCGGTCAAGCCGGAACACCGGGTGGTGGAAGCGCCGGCGGTGATCTTCCACGACCAGAACGACATGCTGGCGGCGTTCAAGCGCGGCGAGCTGGAAAAAGACTTCATCGCGGTGATCCGCTTCCAGGGCCCGCGCGCCAACGGCATGCCGGAACTGCACAAGCTGACCCCCGCCCTGAGCATTTTGCAGGAGCGCGGCTTCAAGGTGGCCCTGGTCACCGACGGCCGCATGTCCGGCGCCTCCGGCAAGGTGCCGGCCGCCATCCACGTCTCGCCGGAAGCCCTGTCCGGCGGACCGATCAGCAAAGTGCGCGACGGCGACCCGGTGCGGCTGAACGCCAATAGCGGCGAGTTGACCGTGCTGGTGGACGAGGCCGAATGGGCCGCGCGCGAACCGGCGCAGGCCGACCTGACGCATAATGATTTTGGCATGGGACGGGACTTGTTCGCGGTGTTCCGTTCGGTGGCCGACCACGCCGAAGCCGGCGCCACCAGCTTCCGCCATCCCGACTTCCACCCCGCTTCTTGGAGAAAATGA
- the zwf gene encoding glucose-6-phosphate dehydrogenase, with translation MDTRTTPTPAFDMVLFGGAGDLVMRKLLPSLYQAHAAGLLNQQGRILALGRKDLSRDDYLAFVEKNSRQHVKAHFDAAAWDSFCARIEYLKVDASQPRDFPALADKLKGDDDRVVVCYLATAPNLFAGICENLAAVGLNSGNVRVVLEKPLGTDLDSSNEINDDVARFFKEEQLYRIDHYLGKESVQNLMAIRFANALFEPLWRREWIHDVQITISEDLGVGSRGDFYDGTGALRDMVQNHLLQLLCIVAMEPPANMEADAVRDEKLKVLKALRPFSEQDVAAKTVRGQYKAGAVGGQPVVGYLNEQGIPADSQTETFVALKAEIDNWRWAGVPFFLRTGKRMQERVAEIVINFRDVPHQLFNGPMSGSHTANRLVIRLQPEESIRLYFLAKEPGDNMRLQPAYLDLDFYKAFKVRRADAYERLLLDVIRGKLALFMRRDELIEAWRWVEPIMDSWSRSSNLPPKQYTAGTWGPAASSALLSRDGIGWHEEC, from the coding sequence ATGGATACCCGTACTACGCCAACCCCGGCCTTCGATATGGTCTTGTTCGGCGGCGCCGGCGATCTGGTGATGCGCAAGCTGCTGCCCTCCTTGTATCAGGCGCACGCCGCCGGCCTGCTCAATCAGCAGGGCCGCATCCTGGCGCTGGGCCGCAAGGACTTGAGCCGCGACGACTACCTGGCCTTTGTCGAGAAGAACTCGCGCCAGCACGTCAAAGCCCATTTCGACGCCGCCGCCTGGGACAGCTTCTGTGCGCGGATCGAATACCTGAAAGTGGACGCCTCGCAGCCGCGGGATTTCCCGGCGCTGGCGGACAAGCTCAAGGGCGACGACGACCGCGTGGTGGTCTGTTATCTGGCCACCGCGCCCAATCTGTTCGCCGGCATCTGCGAGAACCTGGCGGCGGTGGGCCTCAATAGCGGCAATGTGCGCGTGGTGCTGGAAAAGCCGCTGGGCACCGACCTGGATTCCTCCAACGAGATCAACGACGACGTGGCGCGCTTCTTCAAGGAAGAGCAGCTGTACCGGATCGACCACTACCTGGGCAAGGAATCGGTGCAGAACCTGATGGCGATCCGCTTCGCCAACGCGCTGTTCGAGCCGCTGTGGCGGCGCGAATGGATACACGATGTGCAGATCACCATCTCCGAAGATCTGGGCGTGGGCAGCCGCGGCGATTTCTACGACGGCACCGGCGCGCTGCGCGACATGGTGCAGAACCACCTGTTGCAACTGCTGTGCATTGTGGCGATGGAGCCGCCGGCCAATATGGAAGCCGACGCGGTGCGCGACGAAAAGCTCAAGGTGCTGAAGGCGCTGCGCCCGTTCAGCGAGCAGGATGTGGCGGCCAAGACCGTGCGCGGCCAGTACAAGGCCGGCGCCGTCGGCGGCCAGCCGGTGGTCGGCTATCTGAACGAGCAAGGCATCCCCGCCGACAGCCAGACCGAAACCTTCGTCGCGCTCAAGGCCGAGATCGACAACTGGCGCTGGGCCGGCGTGCCCTTCTTCCTGCGCACCGGCAAGCGGATGCAGGAGCGGGTCGCCGAGATCGTCATCAACTTCCGCGACGTGCCGCACCAGCTGTTCAACGGCCCGATGAGCGGCAGCCACACCGCCAACCGGCTGGTGATCCGCCTGCAGCCGGAAGAAAGCATCCGCCTGTACTTCCTGGCCAAGGAACCGGGCGACAATATGCGCCTGCAGCCGGCCTACCTCGACCTGGACTTCTATAAAGCCTTCAAAGTGCGCCGCGCCGACGCCTACGAACGCCTGCTGCTGGACGTGATCCGCGGCAAGCTGGCGCTGTTCATGCGCCGCGACGAGCTGATCGAGGCCTGGCGCTGGGTGGAGCCCATCATGGACAGCTGGAGCCGCAGCAGCAATCTGCCGCCCAAGCAGTACACCGCCGGCACCTGGGGCCCGGCGGCGTCCAGCGCTTTGTTATCGCGCGATGGGATAGGCTGGCACGAGGAATGCTGA
- the pgl gene encoding 6-phosphogluconolactonase has product MNCVEFSDSEQQSTALANSVASRLSAAIASQGAAVLAVSGGKSPIPFFHMLSTMAIDWSKVTVTLVDERFVPDSHPDSNAALVRVHLLRDRAVEARFLPLVGDAADIDADVARANAAFVPPTVAILGMGEDGHTASLFPGADELAAGLDPASAAAFLAVTPKTAPHRRVSMSYAALLRAGCLILSIQGDKKRQVLDAAAQGVSDALPISHFLAQNKVELDVYWSA; this is encoded by the coding sequence ATGAACTGCGTAGAATTCTCCGATAGCGAGCAACAGTCCACCGCGCTGGCCAATAGCGTGGCCTCGCGCTTGTCCGCCGCCATCGCCAGCCAGGGCGCCGCCGTGCTGGCGGTGTCCGGCGGTAAATCGCCGATCCCCTTCTTCCATATGCTCAGCACCATGGCGATAGACTGGTCCAAGGTGACCGTCACCCTGGTGGACGAGCGTTTTGTGCCGGACAGCCACCCGGACAGCAACGCCGCGCTGGTGCGCGTCCACTTGCTGCGCGACCGCGCCGTGGAGGCGCGCTTCCTGCCCCTGGTCGGCGACGCCGCGGACATCGACGCCGACGTGGCGCGCGCCAACGCCGCTTTCGTTCCGCCCACCGTCGCCATCCTGGGCATGGGCGAGGACGGCCACACCGCTTCGCTGTTCCCCGGCGCCGACGAACTGGCGGCCGGCCTGGACCCGGCGTCCGCCGCCGCCTTCCTGGCGGTGACGCCCAAGACCGCGCCGCACCGCCGGGTGTCGATGAGTTACGCCGCGCTCTTGCGCGCCGGCTGCCTGATCCTGTCCATCCAGGGCGACAAGAAGCGTCAGGTGCTGGACGCCGCCGCCCAGGGCGTCAGCGACGCGCTGCCCATCAGCCATTTCCTGGCTCAGAACAAGGTGGAGCTGGATGTCTACTGGTCTGCCTGA
- a CDS encoding glucokinase codes for MSTGLPEQWPRLLADIGGSNARFALETAPGVIEDIEVLPCAGHPTLLDAVRAYLDLAGARAVAHAAFGIANPVLGDWVQMTNHHWAFSIEATRQALGLTTLLVINDFTALALALPHLPASELLQIGGGEAEAGAPLALIGPGTGLGVSALIPYPGGHAPLSGEGGHVGFAPFDEREADIWLYAMRRFGHVSAERLLSGSGIPLIYQALCERAGETAAALDPAEVTARGLSGACPHCRETLEVFCGMLGGAAANLALNLGARGGVYLGGGIVPRLRGFFEQSPFRRRFEDKGRMSGYLAAIPVYLIVSSYPALPGVAAHLAAELASARARLRAHPDDGAAGE; via the coding sequence ATGTCTACTGGTCTGCCTGAGCAATGGCCGCGGCTACTGGCCGACATCGGCGGCAGCAACGCCCGCTTCGCGCTGGAGACCGCGCCCGGCGTGATCGAGGACATCGAGGTGCTGCCCTGCGCCGGCCATCCCACGCTGCTGGACGCGGTGCGCGCCTATCTGGACCTGGCCGGCGCGCGCGCGGTCGCCCACGCGGCTTTCGGCATCGCCAACCCGGTGCTGGGCGACTGGGTGCAGATGACCAATCACCATTGGGCCTTCTCCATCGAGGCCACGCGCCAGGCGCTGGGCCTGACCACGCTGTTGGTGATCAACGATTTCACCGCGCTGGCGCTGGCCCTGCCGCATCTGCCGGCGAGCGAACTGCTGCAAATCGGCGGCGGCGAGGCGGAAGCCGGCGCGCCGCTGGCGCTGATCGGCCCCGGCACCGGCCTGGGCGTGTCGGCGCTGATTCCGTATCCGGGCGGCCATGCGCCCTTGTCCGGCGAGGGCGGCCACGTCGGCTTCGCCCCCTTCGACGAGCGCGAGGCCGACATCTGGCTTTACGCGATGCGGCGCTTCGGACACGTGTCCGCCGAGCGTCTGTTGTCCGGCTCAGGCATCCCCTTGATTTATCAGGCCTTGTGCGAGCGGGCCGGCGAAACGGCCGCAGCGCTGGACCCGGCCGAGGTCACCGCGCGCGGTCTGTCCGGCGCCTGTCCGCACTGCCGCGAAACCCTGGAAGTGTTCTGCGGCATGCTGGGCGGCGCGGCGGCGAATCTGGCCCTGAATCTCGGCGCCCGTGGCGGCGTGTATCTAGGTGGTGGTATCGTGCCGCGTCTACGCGGTTTTTTTGAACAATCACCATTCCGCCGCCGCTTCGAGGATAAGGGACGGATGTCCGGCTATCTGGCCGCGATTCCGGTCTATCTGATCGTCAGCTCCTACCCGGCTCTGCCGGGCGTGGCCGCCCATCTGGCGGCCGAACTGGCGAGTGCCCGCGCCCGACTCCGGGCGCATCCTGACGACGGCGCGGCAGGAGAGTAA
- the hexR gene encoding transcriptional regulator HexR yields MLERIRSQLEILSSAERKVAELVLEQPYTVIQAAVADIAKNAGVSQPTVIRFCRTVGCSGLPDFKLKLAGSLVTGVPYVHSSVRPEDPTSEIVAKVFDNTVSALLKCRNDVNPQSIESAVRLLTDARRIEFYGLGNSGIIAADAQHKFFRFGIPTVAYSDTHIQMMAASVLGPGDVLVAISSSGRTLELLEAVDVALSAGASVVALTTSGSPLARRSTVALIADTLEDNETYSPMISRIVHLVQIDILAVSVALKRGPGLISQLEKTKHSLKNRRLDNKTEED; encoded by the coding sequence ATGCTTGAACGTATCAGGAGCCAATTGGAGATCCTGTCCTCGGCCGAGCGCAAAGTGGCCGAGCTGGTGCTGGAACAGCCTTACACCGTGATCCAGGCGGCGGTGGCCGACATCGCCAAGAACGCCGGCGTCAGCCAGCCCACCGTGATCCGCTTTTGCCGCACCGTGGGCTGTTCCGGCCTGCCGGACTTCAAACTGAAGCTGGCCGGCAGCCTGGTCACCGGCGTGCCCTATGTGCATTCCAGCGTGCGCCCGGAAGATCCGACTTCGGAAATCGTCGCCAAGGTGTTCGACAACACCGTGTCCGCGCTGCTCAAGTGCCGCAACGACGTTAATCCGCAATCGATAGAATCCGCGGTCCGCTTGTTGACCGACGCGCGCCGCATCGAATTCTACGGCCTGGGCAACTCCGGCATCATCGCCGCGGACGCCCAGCACAAATTCTTCCGCTTCGGCATTCCCACCGTCGCCTATTCCGACACCCACATCCAGATGATGGCGGCCTCGGTGCTGGGCCCGGGCGACGTGCTGGTGGCGATCTCCAGCTCCGGCCGCACGCTGGAATTGCTGGAGGCCGTGGACGTGGCGCTGTCCGCCGGCGCCAGCGTGGTGGCGCTGACCACCAGCGGTTCGCCGCTGGCGCGCCGCTCCACCGTGGCCTTGATCGCCGACACGCTGGAAGACAATGAAACCTATAGCCCGATGATTTCGCGCATCGTGCACCTGGTGCAGATCGACATCCTGGCGGTGAGCGTGGCGCTCAAGCGCGGGCCGGGCCTGATCAGCCAGCTGGAAAAAACCAAGCACAGCCTGAAGAACCGAAGGCTGGACAACAAAACCGAAGAGGATTGA
- the pgi gene encoding glucose-6-phosphate isomerase, translating into MSELTELPAWQALWDHFAEAKHQHMRDLFVSDPERAERYALEVGGLFLDYSKNRITDDTLKGLMQLAREAGLPAKIKAMFKGEKLNSTENRAVLHVALRNRTNSPIHVDGEDVMPKVNSVLERMGKFAHAVRSGEWLGYTNQPITDIVNIGIGGSDLGPLMVCSALKPFGHPRLNMHFVSNVDGAQLKETLKKVHSETTLFVVESKTFTTQETLTNALTARDWFLQRSRDESAVAKHFVAVSTNQKAVADFGIDPSNMFEFWDWVGGRYSLWSAIGLPIMLYLGEENFTELLNGAHIMDQHFRNAPFEQNMPVLLAMIGVWYINYYGGGSHVIAPYDQYLHRLPAFIQQLDMESNGKQVMLDGQPVNFETAPIIWGETGINGQHAFFQLLHQGTHISPIDLIASVQNCSSLPGHHEILLANVFAQAEAFMRGKTADEVRAELAEQGLKGEALEALVPHKVFGGNRPTNTLLMSRLNPRNLGSLIALYEHKIFVQGVIWHINSFDQWGVELGKQLAKTIHAELTGKLKHAEHDSSTRRLIELYRQVNADDCKC; encoded by the coding sequence ATGAGCGAACTGACCGAACTACCGGCCTGGCAGGCACTATGGGACCATTTTGCCGAGGCCAAGCACCAGCACATGCGCGATTTGTTCGTCTCCGATCCGGAGCGGGCGGAGCGCTATGCGCTGGAGGTGGGCGGCCTGTTCCTCGATTACTCCAAAAACCGCATTACCGACGACACCCTGAAGGGCCTGATGCAGCTGGCGCGCGAAGCCGGGCTGCCGGCCAAGATCAAGGCCATGTTCAAGGGCGAGAAGCTCAACAGTACCGAAAACCGCGCGGTGCTGCACGTGGCCTTGCGCAACCGCACCAATTCGCCCATCCACGTGGACGGCGAAGACGTGATGCCCAAGGTCAACTCGGTGCTGGAGCGCATGGGCAAGTTCGCCCACGCGGTGCGCTCCGGCGAATGGCTGGGCTATACCAATCAGCCCATCACCGACATCGTCAACATCGGCATCGGCGGCTCGGACCTGGGCCCGCTGATGGTCTGTAGCGCGCTCAAGCCCTTCGGCCACCCGCGGCTGAACATGCACTTCGTCTCCAATGTGGACGGCGCCCAGCTCAAGGAAACGCTGAAAAAGGTCCATTCCGAGACCACGCTGTTCGTGGTGGAGTCCAAGACCTTCACCACCCAGGAGACGCTGACCAACGCGCTGACCGCGCGCGACTGGTTCTTGCAGCGCTCGCGCGATGAAAGCGCGGTGGCCAAGCACTTCGTCGCGGTGTCCACCAACCAGAAGGCGGTGGCGGACTTCGGCATCGACCCGTCGAATATGTTCGAATTCTGGGATTGGGTGGGCGGCCGCTACAGCCTGTGGTCGGCCATCGGCCTGCCCATCATGCTCTACCTGGGCGAGGAGAACTTCACCGAACTCCTCAACGGCGCCCACATCATGGACCAGCATTTCAGAAACGCGCCGTTCGAGCAGAACATGCCGGTGCTGCTGGCCATGATAGGCGTCTGGTACATCAACTACTACGGCGGCGGCAGCCATGTGATCGCGCCCTACGATCAATACCTGCACCGTCTGCCGGCCTTCATCCAGCAGCTGGACATGGAGTCCAACGGCAAGCAGGTGATGCTGGACGGCCAGCCGGTGAATTTCGAAACCGCGCCCATCATCTGGGGCGAGACCGGCATCAACGGCCAGCACGCCTTCTTCCAGCTTTTGCACCAGGGCACCCATATCTCGCCGATCGACCTGATCGCCTCGGTGCAGAACTGCTCCAGCCTGCCCGGCCACCATGAAATCCTGCTGGCCAACGTCTTCGCCCAGGCCGAGGCCTTCATGCGCGGCAAGACCGCGGACGAGGTGCGCGCGGAGCTGGCGGAGCAGGGCCTCAAGGGCGAGGCGCTGGAAGCGCTGGTGCCGCACAAGGTGTTCGGCGGCAACCGCCCCACCAACACCCTGCTGATGAGCCGCTTGAACCCGCGCAATCTGGGCTCGCTGATCGCGCTGTACGAGCACAAGATCTTCGTTCAGGGCGTGATCTGGCACATCAACAGCTTCGACCAGTGGGGCGTGGAACTGGGCAAGCAATTGGCCAAGACCATACACGCGGAACTGACCGGCAAGCTCAAGCACGCCGAGCACGACAGCTCCACCCGCCGTTTGATCGAGCTGTACCGGCAGGTCAACGCCGACGACTGCAAGTGCTGA
- a CDS encoding META and DUF4377 domain-containing protein, with amino-acid sequence MKKSLLLAALTAAALSACATPQTGAKMDAQADIKLEALAGQWKQDAAEHPITLSFKDGGVSARAGCNGMFGPVSLEGGKLVSKQLASTLMMCPPEAMERDRALAAFLGAKPAVKLAGDKLTLQAGDKTLSFDRQPSLEGGVTRFVYVAAERKPCTGVAPMQCLQIRESKDQPWQLHYGEIEGFKPEPGIAYRLRLKEFKVANPPADASSLRWVLDMVVEQEVVKK; translated from the coding sequence ATGAAAAAATCGCTTTTGCTCGCCGCACTGACCGCAGCCGCCCTGAGCGCCTGCGCCACCCCGCAAACCGGAGCCAAAATGGACGCCCAAGCGGATATCAAACTGGAGGCGCTGGCCGGCCAATGGAAGCAGGACGCCGCCGAACACCCGATCACTCTCAGCTTCAAGGACGGCGGCGTGTCCGCCCGCGCCGGCTGCAACGGCATGTTCGGCCCGGTGTCGCTGGAAGGCGGCAAGCTGGTCAGCAAGCAGTTGGCCAGCACCTTGATGATGTGTCCGCCGGAGGCGATGGAGCGCGACCGCGCGCTGGCCGCCTTCCTGGGCGCCAAGCCCGCGGTCAAGCTGGCCGGCGACAAGCTGACCCTGCAGGCCGGCGACAAGACGCTGAGCTTTGACCGCCAGCCCTCGCTGGAAGGCGGCGTCACCCGCTTCGTCTACGTGGCCGCCGAGCGCAAGCCCTGCACCGGCGTGGCGCCGATGCAATGCCTGCAGATCCGCGAAAGCAAGGATCAGCCGTGGCAGCTGCACTACGGCGAGATCGAGGGCTTCAAGCCGGAGCCGGGCATCGCCTACCGTCTGCGCCTGAAGGAATTCAAGGTGGCGAACCCGCCGGCCGACGCTTCGTCCCTCCGCTGGGTGCTGGACATGGTGGTGGAGCAGGAAGTCGTTAAGAAATAA
- a CDS encoding META and DUF4377 domain-containing protein yields MQNTGFSARRLAALWLGALALPLPALAMPNLQGTEWRMVEPAPVGQTAPTLAFHPGKMTGFAGCNRFVRTLDAQGKPQVATTRMACRPPLMEMEQHFVAFLSSPFRVLPDGRAQKLVLKSERAEYRFVRLTPDADPAAQPAKLQYLYVAPERQACRNGEAARDCLQVRERAEQSWRPLQGEIAGFHPKPGVSYYIKLKPAEQADAGSRWTLDRIVYSEEVSKLR; encoded by the coding sequence ATGCAAAATACTGGCTTCTCCGCCCGGCGCCTGGCGGCGCTGTGGCTGGGCGCGCTGGCCTTGCCGCTGCCGGCGCTGGCCATGCCCAATCTGCAGGGAACCGAATGGCGGATGGTGGAACCCGCGCCGGTGGGCCAAACGGCGCCCACCCTGGCTTTCCACCCGGGCAAGATGACCGGCTTCGCCGGCTGCAACCGCTTCGTCCGCACCCTGGACGCCCAGGGCAAGCCGCAGGTGGCCACCACCCGCATGGCCTGCCGGCCGCCGCTGATGGAGATGGAGCAGCACTTCGTCGCCTTCCTCTCCAGCCCCTTCCGCGTCTTGCCGGACGGCCGCGCGCAGAAACTGGTGCTGAAATCGGAGCGCGCCGAATACCGCTTCGTGCGTCTGACCCCGGACGCCGATCCGGCGGCGCAGCCGGCCAAGCTGCAATACCTGTACGTGGCGCCGGAACGCCAGGCCTGCCGCAACGGCGAAGCCGCGCGCGACTGCCTGCAGGTGCGCGAACGCGCGGAACAGAGCTGGCGGCCGCTGCAAGGCGAAATCGCCGGCTTCCACCCCAAGCCCGGCGTCAGCTATTACATCAAGCTGAAACCGGCGGAGCAGGCCGACGCCGGCTCGCGCTGGACGCTGGACCGCATCGTTTACAGCGAGGAAGTCAGCAAGCTGCGCTGA